The following are from one region of the Magallana gigas chromosome 4, xbMagGiga1.1, whole genome shotgun sequence genome:
- the LOC136274339 gene encoding receptor-type tyrosine-protein phosphatase zeta-like isoform X1, translating into MLTDNVWIKALFIFTVIFFLKIEGTTAFPILEVSQTSTNGSSIASLGCDGDMDTFSLTNSGGIQSWSMILKTKTTITWIFISIGAGTYVIDILQNGAEPTSCASISQPVEGRMNTIITCPIIVNNVYDGVSISNEENKPLKIYEVEILGIVKLSKNQVLNFTDFPETVSRALDNDLETYYTSHGIKNASWFMKLDSVYLMKWFLISVRGGTFELHVTTGYTLTNSSTLCRAFHFSGIKKYQTALECVNAIRGDTIVVKKIDEGSLRLFELSPIICPLNHYGPNCAKCQEKCQSCDPFTGKCTQCQSSVYGENCNFSCPANCVDLICDHETGACNRCKNGFKGNHCEQDTTLLIVSTDAGNTTSLDKTNTTSLDKTTSSVPSNIKNLETTEDGNNVDPIILWCMLVILAILVAVVIILFVHSKKKVNPIEGKVEDNGIIIEFHRRISTYESDLVEIVEDDPNEIEEEVITVEYNNLTSQRVYKNKFIEDLPSRKNNGALEREFIDLPSGLLESYSNALKTFNRNRNRYKGIYPYDHNFVKLRADEDDTEGYVNASYIHGFGKEKAYIAAQGPFNQRTLEDFWGIVWQNDCTRIVMLTNLYEGDKMKCLKYWPDTELNIGSYTIELDGMDVFDSCTVRYLTVKFQEEVKKVTQFHFTAWPDNSVPEDVTLLISFRELVRSGLTSSDGPIVVHCSAGIGRTGTFIAIDYLLEEGAVEQTVDVKGYVISLRHQRGKSIQTYEQYVFLHDAVVEGFTNTNGQQSCLAVL; encoded by the exons aTGCTGACAGATAATGTTTGGATTAAAGCTCTCTTTATTTTTACagtgatattttttcttaagataGAAG gCACAACAGCCTTTCCTATATTGGAGGTCAGCCAGACCTCCACCAATGGCTCTAGCATTGCCTCCCTCGGTTGTGATGGTGACATGGACACATTCTCTCTCACCAACTCTGGGGGAATCCAGTCATGGAGCATGATTTTAAAAACGAAAACAACAATCACATGGATCTTTATCAGTATTGGAGCcg GTACCTACGTAATcgatattttacaaaatggaGCTGAACCTACGAGCTGTGCTAGTATCTCACAACCTGTTGAAGGAAGAATGAATACAATTATAACATGCCCCATTATAGTAAACAACGTGTATGATGGAGTCTCAATCAGCAATGAAGAAAATAAACCTTTGAAAATATATGAAGTTGAAATCTTGG GAATTGTGAAGTTATCTAAAAATCAAGTTTTGAATTTTACGGATTTTCCGGAAACAGTCTCAAGAGCCCTTGACAACGATTTGGAGACGTATTATACTTCACATGGAATTAAAAATGCGTCCTGGTTTATGAAACTGGATTCAGTCTACCTTATGAAATGGTTTCTTATTTCTGTCAGAGGAG GGACATTTGAATTACACGTCACGACTGGATATACTCTGACGAATTCATCAACACTCTGCAGGGCATTTCATTTTTccggaataaaaaaatatcagacagCATTAGAATGTGTCAATGCGATCAGAGGAGACACAATTGTAGTGAAGAAGATAGACGAAGGCTCACTACGGCTGTTTGAATTGTCTCCTATAA TATGTCCTCTAAATCATTATGGACCAAACTGTGCCAAATGCCAAGAAAAGTGTCAGTCCTGTGATCCTTTCACCGGGAAATGTACCCAATGTCAGAGTTCTGTGTACGGAGAAAACTGCAATTTCAGCTGTCCAGCAAATTGCGTCGATTTGATCTGCGATCACGAAACGGGAGCGTGCAATCGCTGCAAGAACGGATTTAAAGGAAATCACTGTGAACAAGATACAACTTTATTAATTGTATCAACAG aTGCAGGAAATACCACTTCATTAGACAAAACAAATACCACTTCATTAGACAAAACAACATCCTCTGTCCCATCCAACATAAAAA ATCTCGAGACTACAGAAGATGGCAACAACGTTGACCCGATCATTTTATGGTGTATGTTGGTAATTCTCGCAATACTTGTTGCAGTAGTGATTATTCTTTTTGTTCATAG cAAGAAAAAAGTAAATCCAATTGAAGGAAAGGTTGAGGACAATGGAATTATCATAGAATTCCATAGACGGATCTCCACATACGAGTCAGACCTTGTGGAGATTGTGGAAGACGATCCTAATGAAATCGAGGAGGAAGTTATTACCGTGGAATACAATAACTTGACGTCACAGAGGGTGTATAAAAATAAGTTCATCGAGGACTTGCCAAGCAGAAAAAATAATGGCGCCCTGGAGAGAGAGTTCATt GATCTTCCAAGCGGACTACTGGAATCATATTCGAACGCGTTGAAGACTTTCAACAGAAACAGAAACAGATACAAAGGAATCTACCCGT ATGATCACAATTTTGTAAAGTTACGAGCAGATGAGGATGATACCGAGGGATATGTCAACGCCTCTTATATACAC GGCTTTGGAAAAGAAAAGGCATATATTGCTGCACAAG GTCCTTTTAATCAAAGAACGTTAGAAGATTTCTGGGGAATTGTTTGGCAAAACGACTGCACAAGAATCGTTATGCTTACAAATTTGTATGAAGGAGATAAG ATGAAATGTTTAAAGTACTGGCCAGATACAGAGTTAAATATTGGTTCATATACCATTGAATTGGACGGTATGGATGTGTTTGACTCGTGCACAGTGCGGTATCTGACGGTAAAGTTCCAG GAGGAAGTGAAGAAAGTGACACAATTCCATTTTACGGCCTGGCCTGACAACTCCGTCCCAGAAGATGTGACGTTGTTAATCAGCTTCCGGGAGCTCGTAAGGAGTGGCCTAACGTCTTCAGATGGACCAATAGTTGTTCACTGCAG CGCTGGAATTGGTAGAACCGGTACATTTATCGCCATTGATTATCTTCTGGAAGAGGGCGCTGTTGAGCAAACTGTTGACGTCAAGGGATACGTCATTTCACTTCGACATCAAAGAGGGAAATCCATTCAGACATAC